aataaataaaggtttgaaatgaaatgaagaagggaGAAGACAAGAAGAGAGGAAACAAGAAGGGAGAAGACAAGAAGAGAGGAAACAAGAAGGGAGAAGACAAGAAGAGAGGAAACAAGAAGAGAGGAGACAAGAAGAGAGGAGACAAGAAGGGAGAAGACAAGAAGAGAGGAAACAAGAAGAGAGGAGACAAGAAGAGAGGAGACAAGAAGGGAGAAGACAAGAAGAGAGGAGACAAGAAGAGAGGAGACAAGAAGAGAGGAGACAAGAAGAGAGGAAACAAGAAGAGAGAAGACAAGAAGAGAGGAGACAAGAAGAGAGGAAACAAGAAGGGAGAAGACAAGAAGAGAGGAAACAAGAAGGGAGAAGACAAGAAGAGAGGAAACAAGAAGGGAGAAGACAAGAAGAGAGGAAACAAGAAGGGAGAAGACAAGAAGAGAGGAGACAAGAAGAGAGGAGACAAGAAGAGAGGAAACAAGAAGGGAGGAAACAAGAAGGGAGAAGACAAGAAGAGAGGAGACAAGAAGAGAGGAAACAAGAAGAGAGGAGACAAGAAGGGAGAAGACAAGAAGAGAGGAAGACAAGAAGGGAGAAGACAAGAAGAGAGGAGACAAGAAGGGAGAAGACAAGAAGAGAGGAGACAAGAAGGGAGAAGACAAGAAGAGAGAGGAAACAAGAGGGAGAAGACAAGAAGAGAGGAAACAAGAAGAGAGGAAACAAGAAGGGAGAAGACAAGAAGAGAGGAAACAAGAAGGGAGAAGACAAGAAGAGAGGAAGACAAGAAGAGAGGAAACAAGAAGGGAGAAGACAAGAAGAGAGGAGACAAGAAGAGAGGAAAACAAGAAGGGAGAAGACAAGAAGAGAGGAAACAAGAAGAGAGGAAACAAGAAGGGAGGAGACAAGAAGAGAGGAGACAAGAAGAGAGGAGACAAGAGGGAGGAGACAAGAAGAGAGGAGACAAGAAGAGAGGAAACAAGAAGGGAGGAAACAAGAAGGGAGAAGACAAGAAGAGAGGAGACAAGAAGAGAGGAAACAAGAAGGGAGAAGACAAGAAGAGAGGAAACAAGAAGGGAGAAGACAAGAAGAGAGGAAACAAGAAGAGAGGAAACAAGAAGGGAGGAGACAAGAAGAGAGGAAACAAGAAGAGAGGAAACAAGAAGGGAGAAGACAAGAAGAGAGGAGACAAGAAGAGAGGAAACAAGAAGGGAGAAGACAAGAAGAGAGGAAACAAGAAGGGAGAAGACAAGAAGAGAGGAAACAAGAAGAGAGGAAACAAGAAGGGAGAAGACAAGAAGAGAGGAAACAAGAAGAGAGGAAACAAGAAGGGAGGAGACAAGAAGAGAGGAGACAAGAAGAGAGGAGACAAGAAGAGAGGAAACAAGAAGGGAGAAGACAAGAAGAGAGGAAACAAGAAGGGAGAAGACAAGAAGAGAGGAAACAAGAAGGGAGAAGACAAGAAGAGAGGAAACAAGAAGAGAGGAAACAAGAAGGGAGAAGACAAGAAGAGAGGAAACAAGAAGGGAGAAGACAAGAAGAGAGGAGACAAGAAGGGAGAAGACAAGAAGAGAGGAAACAAGAAGAGAGGAAACAAGAAGGGAGAAGACAAGAAGAGAGGAAACAAGAAGAGAGGAAACAAGAAGGGAGGAGACAAGAAGAGAGGAAACAAGAAGGGAGAAGACAAGAAGAGAGGAAACAAGAAGGGAGGAGACAAGAAGAGAGGAGACAAGAAGAGAGGAGACAAGAAGAGAGGAGACAAGAAGAGAGGAAACAAGAAGAGAGGAGACAAGAAGGGAGAAGACAAGAACAGAAAACTACAAGAAACAAAAGATGTTGTGGCGCCGTTCTGCAAATTCTATTGAGAAATAACTGTTTTAATGAAACATCGTTTTGTCATGTTGTGATTAGTTGTTACTCTCACATAAATCATTCAGACACATACAGATAtgtgcaggggcggactgggactaaacaTCTGCCCGGGAAACTCGACCGGCCGGCCAGCCCAACTCCGTACCGCTAGTCAATTGTCAACCgggaaaactcccggtattcccaatggccagtccgcccctggataTGTGCAATGAGTGACTTGTGAAAAAACATTGCCCACAGTCTGTCGGAGCCCAACATTACAATTTCTAGATTTTCCACGTGGCCACTGATTGGTTGACACCGCACCCTGAACATTTCTGCATCTGGAGTAAAACATTGGAAATCTGGGGTGCTAGCTGATTCTCCACCAACATTGAGAGGCTTTAGGGTGGATTATATTGTAACAAATGGACTTGGGTGGGATGAACATTTTAGCCTTAGTGCAAACCTTtatgagagaggagaggaaacaagagGACTAGTGGCAGCCCTACTGCAGTTTCAATTGGAAATAATCGGTCGGCATTCTCATAGATTTTGTCGGAATGTTGTCGGCTCGGTGGGCTGACACCATTTTGTTTTTCTCCTTTTGTCGGATTCATTTTCCCTTATGGCGAAGGAAGGACTCCAGAGGCGCGCCCACCAGTTTCCGGTCACACAAGTAATTAAACATCCCATATCTGATTTAGGGTATACTTTATGAACATAATATTAGCTTTGGAGCTTCAGTAAGCAGGGAGGAGGCCAACATATCAGCGACAGTATAAGAACATCTTAAACACACAATTCACTTTCAGTTGTTTCtctcttaaaatatatatttaaaaaaacagagGCAACCAACCTATAGGCCCTTTAGCCCAACCTAgtggaagaggagaggaaacaagagCAGAGGAAACGAGAGGTTAAACCCAGCGATAATGCAGTTGTTTTTCTCACGGTCAGCTGCAGCAGGGGAGTCTCATTCTCATTCCTAACGAAGCAGAAAAGCCTCGAAGATATTCAGAG
The sequence above is drawn from the Pseudochaenichthys georgianus chromosome 22, fPseGeo1.2, whole genome shotgun sequence genome and encodes:
- the LOC117467955 gene encoding trichohyalin-like, translating into MSSPSCRNLVSTACETSEGRRQEERKQEGRRQEERKQEGRRQEERKQEERRQEERRQEGRRQEERKQEERRQEERRQEGRRQEERRQEERRQEERRQEERKQEERRQEERRQEERKQEGRRQEERKQEGRRQEERKQEGRRQEERKQEGRRQEERRQEERRQEERKQEGRKQEGRRQEERRQEERKQEERRQEGRRQEERKTRREKTRREETRREKTRREETERKQEGRRQEERRQEERKTRREKTRREETRREETRREETRREETRREETRGRRQEERRQEERKQEGRKQEGRRQEERRQEERKQEGRRQEERKQEGRRQEERKQEERKQEGRRQEERKQEERKQEGRRQEERRQEERKQEGRRQEERKQEGRRQEERKQEERKQEGRRQEERKQEERKQEGRRQEERRQEERRQEERKQEGRRQEERKQEGRRQEERKQEGRRQEERKQEERKQEGRRQEERKQEGRRQEERRQEGRRQEERKQEERKQEGRRQEERKQEERKQEGRRQEERKQEGRRQEERKQEGRRQEERRQEERRQEERRQEERKQEERRQEGRRQEQKTTRNKRYTYRYVQGRTGTKHLPGKLDRPASPTPYR